One segment of Saprospiraceae bacterium DNA contains the following:
- the xth gene encoding exodeoxyribonuclease III: MLNIISYNVNGIRSAISKGFWEWLAEESPNLICLQETKAQPHDVPLLELEALGYRHAFHSAEKKGYSGVATFSKKAPDNVVFGCGMEKYDREGRILRTDFDDWSLLNCYFPSGTTGEERQAFKMIFLDDFFRWIQELKKERPRLIVVGDYNIAHSEIDIHDPKGNKNTSGFRPEERAWMTKWFESGFTDAFRYKHPDLVEYSWWSFRAGARGNNKGWRIDYQSVSDNLKGHIAEVGHLTQVTHSDHCPLRMTIDL, translated from the coding sequence ATGCTCAACATCATCTCCTACAACGTCAACGGCATCCGCTCGGCCATCTCCAAAGGCTTTTGGGAATGGCTTGCCGAAGAATCGCCCAACCTAATATGCCTGCAAGAAACAAAGGCGCAACCGCACGACGTGCCGCTCTTGGAACTTGAGGCGCTCGGCTACCGCCATGCCTTCCATTCCGCCGAAAAAAAGGGCTACAGCGGCGTGGCAACTTTCTCGAAAAAAGCCCCCGACAACGTCGTGTTCGGCTGCGGAATGGAAAAATACGACCGCGAGGGCCGCATCCTTCGCACCGATTTCGACGACTGGAGCCTGCTAAATTGCTATTTCCCCTCCGGCACGACGGGCGAAGAGCGGCAGGCGTTCAAAATGATTTTCCTCGACGATTTTTTTCGATGGATTCAGGAGTTGAAAAAGGAACGCCCGCGCCTCATCGTCGTCGGCGATTACAACATCGCGCACTCTGAAATTGACATTCACGACCCCAAAGGCAACAAAAATACCAGCGGCTTCCGGCCCGAAGAGCGGGCTTGGATGACGAAATGGTTTGAGAGCGGCTTCACCGACGCTTTTCGCTACAAACACCCCGACTTGGTGGAGTACAGCTGGTGGAGTTTTCGCGCCGGCGCGCGCGGCAACAACAAGGGATGGCGGATTGACTATCAATCCGTGTCGGACAACCTGAAGGGCCACATCGCGGAAGTCGGGCATTTGACGCAAGTGACGCACTCCGACCATTGCCCGTTGAGAATGACGATAGACTTGTGA
- the pyrH gene encoding UMP kinase — protein MSKLKYRRLLLKLSGESLMGTQKFGIAADMLQHYAFQIKELHDMGAEIAVVIGGGNIFRGIQAEGSGIEGVTGDYMGMLATVINGLALQSALESIGIQTRLMTALRMENVAEPYIRRRAIRHLEKSRVVICAAGTGNPYFTTDSAAALRANEINADVILKGTRVDGIYTADPEKDPMAVKFDKLTFAKVISLGLEVMDMTAFTLCQENNMPIIVFDINRPDNLRRIVLGEEVGTLVEG, from the coding sequence ATGAGCAAATTAAAATACCGGCGCCTGCTACTGAAACTCTCCGGCGAAAGCCTCATGGGCACGCAAAAATTCGGCATCGCAGCCGATATGCTTCAACACTACGCTTTCCAAATCAAAGAGTTGCACGACATGGGTGCCGAAATCGCCGTCGTCATCGGCGGAGGCAATATCTTTCGGGGCATTCAGGCGGAGGGGTCTGGCATAGAAGGCGTGACGGGCGACTACATGGGGATGCTCGCCACCGTCATCAACGGCCTCGCCCTGCAAAGCGCCCTCGAAAGCATCGGCATCCAAACCCGCCTGATGACCGCCCTGCGCATGGAGAACGTGGCCGAGCCGTACATCCGCCGCCGCGCCATCCGGCACTTGGAAAAGAGCCGTGTCGTCATCTGCGCCGCTGGCACGGGCAACCCCTATTTCACCACCGACTCCGCTGCCGCCTTGCGTGCCAATGAAATCAACGCCGACGTCATCCTAAAAGGCACGCGCGTGGACGGCATCTACACCGCCGACCCTGAAAAAGACCCCATGGCAGTCAAATTCGACAAACTCACCTTCGCCAAGGTCATCAGCCTCGGCCTCGAAGTGATGGACATGACGGCCTTCACGCTCTGCCAAGAGAACAACATGCCCATCATCGTTTTCGACATCAATCGGCCCGACAACCTGCGGCGCATTGTGCTGGGCGAAGAGGTGGGAACACTCGTGGAAGGGTAA
- a CDS encoding cytochrome-c peroxidase → MKNSCIVWSLLVLLLASCGKDEQPFAGVPQPSNFPQPVYNLDKNPVTEAGFALGKRLFFDRLLSRDTSIACADCHISYAAFSHPDHPTSHGIDNLFGRRNALPVQNMLWSKEFFWDGGVPNLDLVPLNAIESPVEMDDNLPNVLKKLRAHPEYPAMFDAAFGTPEVSTASFLQALSQFMAMLVSANSPYDKYVRNEPGGSLSTDELEGMAIFKLKCASCHATDLFTDQTYRNNGILDDFSLDKGRFEVSSLPDDVGRFRVPSLRNATATSPYMHNGKFKTLSAVLDHYASGVKDSPTLDPLLRQPDGTLGIPLSADEKTKLLAFLKTLTDEEFLRDRRFAE, encoded by the coding sequence ATGAAGAACTCGTGCATTGTATGGTCGCTACTAGTGTTGTTGCTCGCCTCATGCGGCAAAGACGAACAACCATTTGCCGGAGTGCCACAACCCTCCAATTTTCCGCAACCAGTCTATAACTTGGACAAAAACCCGGTGACGGAAGCGGGCTTTGCGTTGGGAAAGCGCCTGTTCTTCGACCGCCTGCTTTCCCGCGACACCAGCATCGCCTGTGCGGATTGCCACATCTCTTACGCGGCATTCAGCCACCCCGACCACCCCACGAGCCACGGGATAGACAATCTTTTCGGGCGGCGCAATGCGCTGCCCGTGCAGAATATGCTGTGGAGCAAAGAGTTCTTTTGGGATGGGGGCGTGCCCAACCTCGACCTCGTGCCGCTCAACGCCATCGAAAGCCCGGTGGAAATGGACGACAACTTGCCCAACGTGTTGAAAAAGCTGCGCGCGCACCCAGAATACCCTGCCATGTTCGATGCCGCCTTTGGCACGCCGGAAGTCTCCACAGCCAGTTTCCTGCAAGCCCTCTCGCAATTCATGGCCATGCTCGTGAGCGCCAACAGCCCCTACGACAAGTATGTGCGCAACGAGCCGGGCGGCAGCCTCTCCACGGACGAATTGGAGGGTATGGCCATTTTCAAACTCAAATGCGCATCCTGCCACGCTACTGACCTCTTCACAGACCAGACCTATCGGAACAACGGCATCCTCGACGACTTTTCGCTCGACAAAGGCCGGTTTGAGGTGAGCAGCTTGCCCGACGATGTGGGGCGTTTTCGCGTGCCCTCGCTCCGCAACGCGACGGCCACCAGCCCCTATATGCACAACGGAAAATTCAAGACCCTTTCGGCGGTGCTCGACCACTACGCCAGCGGGGTGAAAGACTCGCCCACGCTCGACCCGCTGCTGCGACAGCCCGACGGCACATTGGGCATCCCGCTTTCCGCAGATGAAAAAACAAAACTGCTCGCGTTCCTAAAAACCTTGACCGACGAGGAGTTTTTGCGGGACAGAAGATTTGCGGAGTGA
- a CDS encoding DUF2892 domain-containing protein, whose product MKFEFNLSMTEIIVSYLLMMLIIFIGLFSGMTWLCFLALPMFLRGLMGWCPLKTWLRQTAH is encoded by the coding sequence ATGAAATTCGAATTCAACCTCTCCATGACCGAAATCATAGTTTCCTACCTGTTGATGATGCTCATCATTTTCATCGGTCTTTTTTCTGGCATGACATGGCTTTGCTTCTTGGCACTTCCCATGTTTTTGCGTGGCTTGATGGGGTGGTGCCCGCTGAAAACATGGCTGAGGCAGACAGCGCATTGA
- a CDS encoding ATP-binding protein, which yields MLIRRTLFDTILQRLAPGKAVILFGPRQAGKSTILDEVGRHSTLKVRRLDCDDAAVRLRLEVQTLPNLQNVVGDAELLLIDEAQRVKNIGLTLKIIIDQIKTPRLLVSGSSAFELANIINEPLTGRKWEFMLLPLSASEMVRHHGTFEEERHLRQRMIFGMYPEVVTHPGLERQTLNQIAGSYLYKDIFSFQDLRKPELFDKLLKALALQIGSEASYNNLAEVISSDISTVQRYVDLLEKSFVVFRLQAFSRNLRNEIKKNRKIYFWDCGIRNALVGDFRPLELRNDIGGLWENFLVAERMKHNLFREFYGRSYFWRTVKQQEIDYLEEYDGRLHAYEFKWNPAKGASLPSVFSDAYPDTQFKVIHPENYLEFLAPDAKII from the coding sequence ATGCTCATTCGACGTACTTTATTTGACACCATTCTTCAACGGCTTGCGCCGGGCAAAGCAGTCATTTTGTTTGGTCCGCGACAGGCTGGTAAAAGTACTATTTTGGACGAAGTTGGGCGGCACAGCACACTCAAAGTTAGGAGGCTTGACTGTGACGACGCAGCAGTACGGTTGCGTCTGGAGGTTCAGACGCTTCCCAACCTGCAAAACGTTGTGGGAGATGCAGAGCTGCTGCTGATTGATGAAGCACAGCGAGTCAAAAACATCGGTTTAACCTTAAAAATCATCATTGACCAAATCAAAACACCTCGCCTTCTGGTATCGGGTTCATCTGCTTTTGAGCTGGCCAATATAATTAACGAACCGCTAACGGGTCGCAAGTGGGAGTTCATGCTCTTGCCTCTCTCGGCAAGTGAAATGGTGCGACATCATGGGACATTTGAAGAGGAGCGTCATCTCAGGCAACGCATGATTTTCGGGATGTACCCAGAAGTGGTGACTCATCCCGGCTTGGAGCGCCAAACACTTAACCAAATCGCTGGCAGCTATCTTTACAAGGATATTTTTTCATTTCAAGATTTGCGTAAACCAGAGCTGTTCGACAAGTTGCTGAAGGCGCTGGCCTTGCAAATTGGCAGCGAAGCGTCATACAACAATTTGGCAGAGGTAATTTCGAGTGACATTTCCACGGTGCAGCGGTATGTGGATTTGCTGGAGAAATCTTTCGTTGTTTTTCGGTTGCAAGCGTTTAGTCGCAATTTGCGAAATGAGATCAAAAAAAACCGCAAAATTTATTTTTGGGATTGTGGCATCCGAAATGCGCTGGTAGGTGATTTCCGACCGCTCGAACTTCGAAATGATATCGGAGGTCTGTGGGAGAACTTTTTGGTAGCCGAGCGAATGAAGCACAATCTGTTTCGGGAGTTTTATGGCCGTTCCTATTTCTGGCGCACCGTGAAGCAACAAGAAATTGATTATCTTGAAGAATATGACGGTCGCTTGCACGCTTACGAGTTCAAGTGGAACCCTGCCAAAGGCGCTTCTCTCCCCTCGGTGTTTTCAGATGCATATCCCGATACGCAGTTCAAAGTGATACACCCAGAAAACTACCTCGAGTTTTTGGCACCGGATGCAAAAATCATCTAA
- a CDS encoding DEAD/DEAH box helicase, with protein MLFKDLSLIEPLLRALETEGYERPTPIQEQAIPPVLQRHDLLGCAQTGTGKTAAFALPILQILHAERTAAGQREGKRPIRTLILTPTRELAIQIGESFTAYGRNAGVRNLVIFGGVGQTPQTDALKRGTDVLIATPGRLLDLMNQGYVSLRDIGIFVLDEADRMLDMGFIHDVKKVIAKLPTERQTLFFSATMPPEIAHLADSILKNPVKVAVTPIASTAEKVAQKVFFVEKKDKKSLLIHLLKDKTITSALVFSRTKHGANKIAGDLTKAGIRAEAIHGNKSQNARQAALGNFKSGRLRVLVATDIAARGIDIEELSHVINFDLPNIPETYVHRIGRTGRAGASGIALSFCDAEEVAYLKDIQKLTGQLVPVERDHPFAADLAAPGLPEPRGGKGDGKSGRKQPAQVTKTPAPQRPGTIPLPERKPDTQRQERNGHPVQGVVGRDANNGRDGRNPNNSRDANNGRQGRDADNRRAEGVVGRDNGRNRNDNGRSANNGRNNDRRDDNRRNEQRREQSQGSRRDARPARRDDRDRSQQKPAAKEVASIMRNRFASILEVASIEKQARPPKPKPNYRDRDDRNQDNKTGDNRPPFKGDKKKRW; from the coding sequence ATGTTATTCAAAGATTTATCGCTCATTGAGCCGCTTCTTCGCGCGCTCGAAACCGAGGGCTACGAGCGCCCCACGCCTATTCAGGAACAAGCCATTCCCCCCGTCCTTCAGCGCCACGACCTCTTGGGTTGCGCCCAAACAGGGACTGGCAAAACCGCCGCTTTCGCCCTGCCGATTCTTCAGATTCTGCACGCTGAACGTACTGCCGCGGGCCAACGCGAAGGCAAACGCCCCATCCGTACCCTCATCCTTACACCCACCCGCGAACTCGCCATCCAAATCGGCGAAAGCTTCACCGCTTACGGCCGAAACGCTGGGGTGCGCAACCTCGTCATCTTCGGAGGCGTGGGCCAAACGCCCCAAACTGACGCGCTCAAACGCGGCACCGATGTCCTCATCGCCACCCCGGGCCGTCTGCTCGACTTGATGAACCAAGGCTACGTCTCTCTGCGTGACATCGGCATTTTTGTGCTCGACGAGGCCGACCGAATGCTCGATATGGGTTTCATCCACGACGTGAAAAAGGTTATCGCCAAACTGCCGACCGAACGCCAGACGCTTTTCTTCTCCGCCACCATGCCACCCGAAATCGCGCATCTGGCTGATTCGATTCTGAAAAATCCGGTGAAAGTAGCAGTCACCCCCATTGCCTCCACCGCCGAAAAAGTGGCGCAGAAGGTGTTTTTTGTGGAGAAAAAAGACAAAAAATCATTGCTCATCCACCTGCTAAAAGACAAAACCATCACCTCCGCGCTCGTCTTTTCGCGCACCAAACACGGCGCGAACAAAATCGCGGGCGACCTTACCAAAGCAGGCATCCGCGCCGAAGCCATTCACGGCAACAAGTCGCAGAACGCCCGCCAAGCCGCGTTGGGCAATTTCAAATCAGGCAGACTCCGCGTATTGGTCGCCACCGACATTGCCGCGCGCGGCATTGACATCGAGGAGCTTTCGCACGTCATCAATTTTGATTTGCCCAACATCCCAGAGACCTACGTCCACCGCATCGGTCGCACGGGCCGTGCGGGGGCGAGTGGCATCGCACTCTCTTTTTGCGACGCTGAGGAAGTGGCATACCTGAAAGATATTCAAAAACTGACGGGCCAGCTCGTACCGGTGGAACGCGACCATCCCTTTGCCGCCGACCTCGCCGCGCCAGGCTTGCCAGAACCGCGAGGCGGGAAAGGTGACGGCAAGAGCGGCAGAAAGCAGCCCGCTCAAGTCACAAAGACTCCCGCGCCACAACGTCCCGGCACGATACCCTTGCCCGAACGCAAACCAGACACCCAACGCCAAGAGCGAAACGGACACCCCGTGCAAGGGGTTGTTGGCAGGGATGCCAACAATGGCAGAGACGGCAGGAACCCCAACAACAGCAGGGATGCCAACAATGGCAGGCAAGGCAGGGATGCCGATAACAGAAGGGCAGAAGGTGTTGTTGGCAGGGATAACGGCAGAAACAGGAACGATAACGGCAGGAGCGCCAACAACGGCAGAAACAATGACCGCCGCGACGACAATAGGCGTAATGAGCAACGCCGCGAACAATCTCAAGGCTCGCGCCGCGACGCTCGCCCTGCTCGCCGCGACGACCGCGACCGCTCGCAACAGAAACCAGCTGCCAAAGAAGTGGCAAGCATCATGCGCAATCGTTTTGCTTCCATACTGGAAGTCGCAAGTATCGAAAAACAGGCCCGCCCGCCCAAGCCGAAGCCAAACTATCGGGACCGCGACGACCGCAATCAGGACAACAAAACGGGTGACAACCGCCCACCCTTCAAAGGCGACAAGAAGAAGCGTTGGTAA
- a CDS encoding bifunctional indole-3-glycerol phosphate synthase/phosphoribosylanthranilate isomerase — MSILEKIVESKKREIERLHAQHDIRELQELVAQNHPNAPPRFYQAFAETRARGEHFFIAEFKRKSPSEGWLDHDADLPPQVCAYAQAGASAISVLTDEPFFGGSYADLKLAAQTLHLLPSSTLHPPPLLLQKDFILNPIQIYLAKLHGADIILLIAAILEPEQLGYLKKIAESLGMGVLVEVHDEAELAKIQHLDFPVLGVNNRDLKTFRTALNRVNVLKKQAGGRFVVAESGIRDYRDFQAVRHADGFLIGTGLMRAEKLPTRFEAHFQGRGKFLFKACGIRTPEMLTAFSDGLTSSQPVTKNSPDFIGLNFSPVSRRRVDAETCEILKNSQVSNAVAVFYKNTETDIRETLEKYPLHAVQLYAHEVSPEFVRSLKQRVMLAMSIRETADLQQLEPFAADVDFFILDGATPGSGQRVGAAIPAGFPYPFLLAGGLNEENLEVILSYENCLGADIASGIETDGQVDVGRIHRIAERLSDLKEIVEKKIYLAK, encoded by the coding sequence ATGAGTATTTTAGAAAAAATAGTCGAGTCCAAAAAGCGCGAAATCGAGCGGTTGCACGCGCAGCACGATATACGCGAACTGCAAGAGCTGGTGGCTCAAAATCATCCGAACGCTCCGCCGCGTTTCTACCAAGCCTTCGCCGAAACCCGCGCACGGGGCGAGCATTTTTTCATTGCCGAATTCAAGCGCAAAAGCCCCTCCGAAGGCTGGCTCGACCACGACGCGGACTTGCCCCCCCAAGTGTGTGCCTACGCCCAAGCAGGCGCGAGCGCCATTTCCGTCCTGACCGACGAGCCGTTTTTTGGCGGCTCCTACGCCGACTTGAAATTAGCCGCCCAAACCCTCCACCTTTTACCTTCTTCCACCCTCCATCCTCCACCTTTGTTATTGCAAAAAGACTTTATTCTCAACCCCATCCAAATCTATCTGGCCAAACTGCACGGAGCGGACATCATCCTGCTCATCGCGGCCATTTTGGAGCCGGAGCAATTGGGTTATTTGAAAAAAATAGCTGAATCACTGGGTATGGGCGTGCTCGTAGAGGTACACGACGAGGCAGAACTGGCAAAAATCCAGCACCTTGATTTTCCGGTCTTGGGGGTGAACAACCGCGATTTAAAAACCTTTCGCACGGCGCTCAACCGGGTCAACGTGTTGAAAAAACAGGCGGGCGGAAGATTCGTCGTTGCCGAATCCGGCATCCGCGACTACCGTGATTTTCAGGCCGTTCGCCACGCCGATGGCTTTTTAATTGGGACGGGACTGATGCGAGCAGAAAAATTGCCGACTCGATTTGAAGCTCATTTTCAAGGCCGAGGGAAGTTTCTTTTCAAGGCCTGTGGCATCCGAACGCCGGAAATGCTGACTGCTTTTAGTGACGGGTTGACTTCGAGTCAACCCGTCACCAAAAACTCCCCTGACTTCATCGGCCTCAATTTTTCCCCCGTAAGCCGCCGTCGGGTGGATGCCGAAACCTGTGAGATTTTGAAAAACTCACAGGTTTCAAACGCGGTGGCTGTTTTTTACAAAAACACCGAAACCGACATCCGCGAGACACTCGAAAAATACCCCCTCCATGCCGTCCAGTTGTATGCCCACGAGGTGTCGCCGGAGTTCGTGCGCAGCCTCAAACAGCGAGTCATGCTCGCCATGTCAATACGCGAAACGGCTGATTTGCAGCAACTTGAACCTTTTGCTGCCGACGTGGATTTTTTCATCCTCGACGGAGCCACGCCAGGCAGCGGGCAGCGCGTTGGCGCAGCGATTCCAGCTGGTTTTCCATATCCGTTTTTACTGGCAGGCGGCCTCAACGAGGAAAATCTGGAAGTCATTTTGAGCTATGAAAATTGCCTCGGCGCGGACATCGCATCGGGCATTGAAACAGATGGGCAGGTAGATGTGGGGAGAATACACAGAATCGCGGAGCGGCTGTCAGATTTGAAAGAAATTGTTGAAAAAAAAATTTATTTGGCAAAATAG
- a CDS encoding class I SAM-dependent methyltransferase has product MNDDLTTYYDRRATEYEAIYAKPERQADLMAATQVLQAFFKEKEVLEVACGTGYWTEKIAQTARSIKATDINESVLEIARHKRYPNQNVAFEVADLYQLNLLRPSEALFGGFLWSHIPLQALPKFIQKTNELVAAGGTVVMMDNRYVEGSSTPIFSRDETGNTYQRRQLQNGETYLVLKNFPNQTDLENALQGKCSTLQCIQFQYFWIAVWQTNTPIVA; this is encoded by the coding sequence ATGAACGATGACCTAACCACCTACTACGACCGACGCGCCACCGAGTACGAGGCTATATACGCCAAACCCGAGCGACAGGCCGATTTGATGGCCGCGACGCAAGTGCTGCAAGCCTTTTTTAAAGAAAAAGAAGTCTTGGAAGTCGCCTGCGGAACAGGATATTGGACAGAAAAAATCGCCCAGACCGCTCGCTCCATCAAGGCAACGGACATCAACGAGAGCGTCTTGGAAATTGCTCGACACAAGCGGTATCCAAACCAAAATGTCGCCTTTGAGGTCGCCGACCTCTATCAACTAAATCTGCTCAGACCCTCGGAAGCCCTGTTTGGAGGGTTTTTGTGGTCGCACATTCCGTTGCAAGCGTTGCCCAAGTTTATTCAAAAAACAAACGAATTGGTTGCGGCAGGCGGCACGGTCGTGATGATGGACAATCGCTACGTCGAAGGCAGCAGCACCCCCATTTTCAGCCGCGACGAAACGGGGAACACCTACCAGCGACGACAATTGCAAAATGGCGAGACCTACCTTGTTTTGAAAAATTTCCCCAATCAAACTGACCTTGAAAACGCCCTTCAAGGAAAATGCTCGACACTGCAATGCATTCAATTTCAGTATTTTTGGATAGCGGTCTGGCAAACCAACACCCCCATCGTGGCATGA
- the trpD gene encoding anthranilate phosphoribosyltransferase, which produces MNILLLDNLDSFTYNLADFFRQLGCKVTVFRNTANPETIAQTPFDLLVLSPGPSVPRKAGNLLKIIGRFYREKPILGVCLGHQALIEFFGGTLANIAPVHGKSSPIQHDGRGIFTGLEQDCRVARYHSWAADTVPPELEISARAHDGTVMAVRHKRLLIEGIQFHPESVLSMKNQVGMRMLRNVVAGRLSAGNRIYHTLSEKLQTGTLLKTNALRAFLQAVEEGQLSEDQKQILLVSLSHKLRNANELCAFIEAIMDFKSPSPHIPKSSLTDICGTGGSGLPRINTSTLASLLLAHCGLPIAKHGNRAAAGRFGSFNLLERLGVPAYFAPEEASRTLEATNLAFVFAPDVHPIFRHFAPVRAKIGVPTVFNVLGPLVNPYLPERQFIGTAFADLMEVIFETAIQMGKRHVIVVRGQDGLDEISVSAPTRVLEYRDGEKRDYEVSPRDFGLSPLPFEAVSAANPEECLQIAQAMLAGIPTTEHYKLVAANAAFVYTKFVETIPLPEAYEKMERLIFEGAMGEVLEKYLECTEAMSEPV; this is translated from the coding sequence ATGAACATCCTCCTCCTCGACAACCTCGACTCGTTCACTTACAACCTTGCGGACTTTTTCCGCCAGCTCGGTTGCAAGGTCACTGTCTTTCGCAACACCGCCAACCCAGAGACCATCGCGCAGACACCATTCGACCTCCTCGTGCTTTCCCCCGGCCCCTCCGTGCCGCGCAAGGCAGGTAATTTGCTCAAAATCATCGGTCGGTTTTACCGCGAAAAACCCATCCTCGGCGTGTGCCTCGGCCATCAGGCGCTCATTGAGTTTTTTGGCGGCACCTTAGCGAACATTGCCCCCGTGCACGGCAAATCATCTCCCATTCAGCACGACGGACGAGGCATCTTCACCGGGCTGGAGCAAGATTGCCGAGTGGCGCGCTACCATTCATGGGCTGCCGACACCGTGCCGCCTGAACTCGAAATCAGCGCCCGTGCCCACGACGGCACGGTGATGGCAGTGCGCCACAAACGCCTGCTCATCGAAGGCATCCAATTCCACCCGGAATCGGTGCTAAGCATGAAAAATCAAGTCGGAATGCGGATGCTCCGCAACGTGGTGGCAGGCCGACTCTCCGCTGGCAATCGCATCTATCACACGCTCTCTGAAAAACTGCAAACAGGGACATTGCTCAAAACAAACGCGCTTCGCGCCTTCCTCCAAGCCGTCGAGGAAGGTCAACTCTCGGAAGACCAAAAACAAATCCTGCTCGTCTCCCTCAGCCACAAGCTGCGCAATGCCAACGAGTTATGCGCCTTCATCGAGGCAATCATGGACTTCAAATCCCCAAGTCCCCACATTCCCAAATCCTCATTGACAGACATCTGCGGCACAGGCGGCTCCGGCCTGCCGCGCATCAACACCTCCACGCTGGCGAGCCTCCTGTTGGCACATTGCGGCCTTCCTATCGCCAAGCACGGCAACCGCGCAGCGGCGGGGCGTTTCGGCAGTTTCAACCTGCTGGAACGCCTCGGCGTGCCTGCCTACTTCGCTCCTGAAGAGGCCTCACGGACGTTGGAGGCCACCAACCTCGCCTTTGTGTTTGCGCCCGATGTGCATCCTATTTTCCGGCACTTTGCGCCCGTTAGGGCAAAAATCGGCGTGCCAACCGTGTTCAACGTGCTGGGGCCATTGGTCAATCCCTATCTGCCAGAACGACAATTCATCGGTACCGCCTTCGCCGACTTGATGGAGGTGATTTTTGAAACAGCCATCCAAATGGGCAAACGCCACGTCATCGTCGTGCGCGGGCAGGATGGCTTGGACGAAATATCCGTGAGTGCCCCGACCCGCGTGTTGGAATATCGTGACGGCGAAAAACGCGACTATGAAGTTTCGCCACGAGATTTCGGTCTCTCGCCCCTGCCATTCGAAGCCGTGAGCGCCGCCAACCCCGAAGAATGTCTGCAAATCGCTCAAGCCATGCTCGCGGGCATTCCGACGACAGAACACTACAAATTGGTGGCGGCGAATGCGGCATTCGTTTACACCAAATTTGTGGAAACCATACCCCTGCCAGAAGCCTACGAAAAGATGGAGCGTCTGATTTTTGAAGGCGCGATGGGTGAGGTCTTGGAAAAATACCTGGAATGCACGGAAGCAATGTCAGAACCCGTTTGA
- a CDS encoding helix-turn-helix transcriptional regulator — protein sequence MRKANAETVALKNGSNIPLDYMELRKAALVLRAVNHKLRQRIIDLLEENKTLTVTDIYVKLRLEQSVASQHLAILRRAGVVRTDRQGKFIFYSLDKERLSQISSLVEELAA from the coding sequence ATGAGAAAAGCAAACGCCGAAACGGTCGCGTTGAAAAATGGGAGCAACATTCCCCTCGATTACATGGAGCTGCGCAAGGCCGCTCTTGTGCTTCGTGCAGTGAATCACAAACTGCGCCAACGCATCATTGACCTGCTCGAAGAGAACAAAACTCTGACGGTGACGGACATCTATGTGAAACTTCGACTCGAACAAAGCGTGGCCAGCCAACACTTGGCTATCCTGCGGCGTGCGGGCGTGGTTCGCACCGACCGGCAAGGCAAGTTTATCTTCTATTCGTTGGACAAAGAGCGCCTCAGTCAGATTTCCTCCTTGGTGGAAGAACTCGCTGCTTAA
- the tsaB gene encoding tRNA (adenosine(37)-N6)-threonylcarbamoyltransferase complex dimerization subunit type 1 TsaB yields the protein MARILLIETATEVCSAAVAVNGEVTAIVEEPHSPHHAALLTMQVRACSERSGIPLEALDAVAVSQGPGSYTSLRVGASVAKGICFALDKPLIAINTLLSLAWASRQYIADMPNPIFLPMLDARRQEVWLAAYDADLREIAPEQPLILENDLFGKYLTDHFPSLDGAVLVAGGNGSQKLENVPMPENTVFSPVKNCSARHLSELAERFFQNAEFQNTAYFEPFYMKAPNITTSSKALF from the coding sequence ATGGCCCGCATCCTGCTTATCGAGACCGCTACCGAAGTTTGCTCCGCCGCTGTTGCCGTCAATGGCGAAGTGACAGCCATCGTCGAAGAACCACATTCACCCCATCACGCGGCACTGCTCACCATGCAGGTTCGAGCGTGTTCCGAGCGTTCAGGCATCCCGTTGGAGGCGTTGGATGCCGTGGCGGTTAGTCAAGGCCCCGGGTCCTACACCTCCCTGCGAGTAGGCGCTTCCGTGGCAAAAGGCATCTGTTTCGCGCTCGACAAACCTCTCATTGCCATCAACACGCTCCTGTCGCTCGCATGGGCAAGTCGCCAATATATCGCTGATATGCCCAACCCTATTTTCCTCCCTATGCTCGATGCCCGGCGACAAGAGGTTTGGCTGGCTGCCTACGATGCCGACCTGCGGGAAATAGCGCCCGAACAACCGCTCATTTTGGAAAACGATTTGTTTGGGAAGTATTTGACTGACCATTTCCCTTCGCTTGATGGCGCTGTGCTTGTGGCAGGAGGAAACGGTAGTCAAAAACTCGAAAATGTGCCGATGCCTGAGAATACGGTTTTTTCGCCTGTGAAAAATTGTTCGGCACGGCATTTGTCCGAGCTCGCGGAGCGGTTTTTCCAAAATGCTGAATTTCAAAACACAGCGTATTTCGAGCCATTTTATATGAAAGCGCCCAACATCACGACTTCCTCTAAGGCGCTGTTTTAG